AGTACCAATTCCAAAACCTCCCAGATAATGAATAAACCGTGATTTTCACCCTAGGTTCGAATCCCAGCGGGATCACAGAGAATAGTAACAAAACTATGTAAAAGCATGCAATCATATGATTGCATGCTTTTTTCGTTTAGGGAATGTCCCAAAATATGTGTTAAGTCACATAAAACAAGTCTGTGCCAGACTACATTTGAACCAAAAATTTGCGGATGATATGCTGAAATGGCAGAATGCATTAAACAAAAATGTATTGCTTAATCCTGACGAGACCAGAAAGGTATTCAGCAGATATAAATTGAATAATAGAGCAGAATTTGCTTATGGTTATGGCTGGCATATTAAAGAAATAAATAAGATACCTGTCAGGGAGCACGGTGGTAGTATATTTGATTTTAAAACAATGGGAGTTTATATTCCTGATATCTATGTTCTGGGATTGAGTAACTGCGATTGTCACTCCCCAACGCAAATAACAAGAGATATTGCAGTAGTGGCTCTTGAAGGATTAGAGAAACGCAAATAAAAAGGATATGTTTACTGCGTTAATATTGACCGGTATGGAAATAAGAAAAGAGACTTCTGCAAATCTGAATTGTGTTTACAATACGATAAGTCTTATAGAAAAAAACTATGATCAGGTTATTTCCATCAGAGAGCTGGAGAATGTATCCAATTATTCTTACAGGAATATTCAAAGAATATTTAAATATACCTGTGGAGAGACCATTGGTGCATATCAGAAACGCCTTAAAGTAGAAAATGCATATAAAATGCTCCTTTATACCACTGAGAATATTACTTCCATAGCATTAAAGGTCGGTTTTTCCAATCTGGCTTCATTTTCAAAAGCATTTAAACAACATTTTAATATTGCTCCAAAAGATGCTAAATTTCAAAAGGAGCCTCTGCTCGCCAAAGCTGAGATTTTTCCAATTGAAGCGAAGCAGCTTTTAAAACCGGAAATTGTTTACGTCCGCCCTTTTACAATTTATTACAAGAGCGCGTTTATAAGCTATATAGACGAAGAAATTGAATCACTGTGGGAGAGGTTTATGGAGAATGAGTTTCCAGTGTATGGAAATGAATTTTACGGTATTGTAGCGGATGAACCTTTGATAAGAGAGAACCTTAGCTGCAGATATGACACCTGTTCCACTATGCAGATAAAGGAAGGGAAACTACCTTCTAAAA
This portion of the Pedobacter lusitanus genome encodes:
- a CDS encoding AraC family transcriptional regulator, which encodes MEIRKETSANLNCVYNTISLIEKNYDQVISIRELENVSNYSYRNIQRIFKYTCGETIGAYQKRLKVENAYKMLLYTTENITSIALKVGFSNLASFSKAFKQHFNIAPKDAKFQKEPLLAKAEIFPIEAKQLLKPEIVYVRPFTIYYKSAFISYIDEEIESLWERFMENEFPVYGNEFYGIVADEPLIRENLSCRYDTCSTMQIKEGKLPSKTIGGGRYAQFVHYGEYQTIEDTYSKIYAGWILNTALEFGHSPVIEKYMMHPGNTSSPEEQVTYIWLPLG